Proteins from a single region of Hordeum vulgare subsp. vulgare chromosome 6H, MorexV3_pseudomolecules_assembly, whole genome shotgun sequence:
- the LOC123402607 gene encoding early nodulin-93-like → MAARNFLVRSPKEEESSAAVREAVVLGAKNAAIAGTVVAVPTLVSCRVLPWAKHNLNYTAQALIISAACIAGFFITADKTILRNARQNTIGRIDKST, encoded by the exons ATGGCAGCCAGGAACTTCTTAGTTCGATCCCCCAAGGAAGAGGAATCCAGCGCTGCCGTCCGAG AGGCTGTCGTGTTGGGAGCGAAGAACGCCGCCATTGCTGGTACTGTGGTTGCGGTTCCCACG TTGGTTTCTTGCCGTGTCCTTCCTTGGGCTAAGCATAATCTGAACTACACCGCACAAGCACTCATCATATCGGCAG CCTGTATCGCTGGCTTCTTCATCACCGCAGATAAAACCATCCTACGAAACGCGAGACAGAACACCATTGGGAGGATCGACAAGTCGACATGA